The Paenalcaligenes faecalis genome has a window encoding:
- the tuf gene encoding elongation factor Tu: MAKGKFERTKPHVNVGTIGHVDHGKTTLTAAICTVLAKEYGGEARDYAQIDAAPEEKARGITISTSHVEYETPNRHYAHVDCPGHADYVKNMITGAAQMDGAILVCSAADGPMPQTREHILLSRQVGVPYIVVFLNKADMVDDEELLELVEMEVRELLSSYDFPGDDTPIIKGSAKLALEGDMGPLGHPAVLELAAALDSYIPTPERAVDGSFLMPVEDVFSISGRGTVVTGRIERGVVKVGEEIEIVGIRDTVKSTCTGVEMFRKLLDQGEAGDNVGVLLRGTKREDVERGQVLAAPGSIKPHTDFAAEVYILSKEEGGRHTPFFKGYRPQFYFRTTDVTGTIELPEDKEMVLPGDNVAMNVSLIAPIAMEEGLRFAIREGGRTVGAGVVAKIIK; this comes from the coding sequence ATGGCAAAAGGTAAGTTTGAACGGACCAAACCGCACGTCAACGTCGGCACCATTGGTCACGTTGACCACGGTAAAACAACATTAACCGCTGCAATTTGTACAGTTCTAGCCAAAGAATACGGTGGCGAAGCTCGCGATTACGCACAAATTGACGCTGCTCCTGAAGAGAAAGCACGCGGTATTACCATTTCTACATCACACGTAGAATACGAAACACCAAACCGTCACTACGCACACGTAGACTGTCCTGGTCACGCTGACTATGTTAAAAACATGATCACTGGCGCGGCTCAAATGGACGGCGCTATTTTGGTATGTTCCGCTGCTGACGGCCCTATGCCTCAGACACGTGAGCACATCTTGCTAAGCCGCCAAGTTGGCGTTCCTTACATCGTTGTGTTCTTGAACAAAGCCGACATGGTTGACGATGAAGAGCTATTGGAATTGGTTGAAATGGAAGTTCGTGAACTTCTATCCAGCTACGATTTCCCAGGCGACGACACACCGATCATCAAAGGTTCCGCTAAATTAGCCCTCGAAGGCGACATGGGTCCTTTGGGTCACCCAGCGGTATTGGAATTGGCTGCTGCACTAGACAGCTACATCCCAACACCTGAGCGTGCTGTTGACGGTAGCTTCTTGATGCCTGTTGAAGACGTATTCTCCATCTCTGGTCGTGGTACTGTAGTAACCGGTCGTATCGAGCGCGGTGTTGTTAAAGTCGGCGAAGAGATCGAAATCGTTGGTATCCGTGACACAGTTAAGTCCACATGTACTGGCGTTGAGATGTTCCGCAAATTGCTAGACCAAGGCGAAGCCGGTGATAACGTGGGTGTACTACTACGTGGTACTAAACGTGAAGACGTAGAGCGTGGTCAGGTTCTAGCTGCTCCTGGTTCTATCAAGCCACACACAGACTTCGCTGCTGAAGTCTACATCTTGTCCAAAGAAGAGGGTGGTCGTCACACACCATTCTTTAAAGGTTACCGTCCTCAGTTCTACTTCCGTACAACTGACGTAACAGGTACGATTGAACTACCAGAAGACAAAGAAATGGTTCTACCTGGCGACAACGTTGCCATGAACGTTTCCTTGATCGCTCCTATCGCCATGGAAGAAGGTCTACGTTTCGCGATTCGCGAAGGTGGCCGTACCGTTGGTGCTGGTGTGGTAGCTAAAATCATCAAATAA
- the rpsJ gene encoding 30S ribosomal protein S10, producing the protein MKNQKIRIRLKAFDYKLIDQSAAEIVDTAKRTGAVVRGPVPLPTRIRRYDILSSPHVNKTARDQFEIRTHQRLMDIVDPTDKTVDALMRLDLPAGVDVEIALQ; encoded by the coding sequence ATGAAAAACCAGAAAATTCGCATCCGCTTAAAAGCGTTTGACTACAAACTAATCGATCAGTCCGCAGCCGAGATCGTGGATACGGCTAAGCGCACCGGTGCTGTAGTTCGTGGCCCTGTACCTCTACCTACACGTATTCGTCGCTACGATATTTTGAGCTCCCCTCACGTCAACAAAACTGCACGTGACCAGTTTGAAATTCGCACTCACCAGCGTCTAATGGACATCGTTGACCCAACTGATAAAACAGTTGATGCGTTGATGCGTTTAGATCTACCTGCTGGTGTAGATGTAGAAATTGCTCTACAGTAA
- the dctP gene encoding TRAP transporter substrate-binding protein DctP, translated as MKLAKKTLNLLLGAALLSSVGIAQAQQKWTMTSTWPSSFELIEIDKKWVEIVNKLAGDELKIDFFEGGSLVPSGEVFSAVESGTINAGGDWPGYWAGRNPAFSSLGTHVSLFNAIDYANWIQQWGGADIYNQVYGQFGMVYIPYGITNSEAGFHTTTPIKSLEDFKGKRLRVSGLEQGRVLESIGGTQVSMAAQELYQSLERKVIDGAEFSTPNVDVSAGLHQVTNHWTTPGWHQSSSVFGVMINKKDWDKLSDATKEKLKIAADATMLWSISYTEKRAADGLRTFQKAGVEIHRLDEEALETIQNNAHAAMIDVACSNPTAAQVYLSQVEYLHDYKDWRTASAPYNLGRVITGPDIDKLKACAK; from the coding sequence ATGAAATTAGCAAAAAAAACACTTAACCTATTACTTGGTGCCGCCCTACTTAGCTCTGTAGGCATAGCACAAGCCCAACAAAAATGGACCATGACAAGCACCTGGCCCTCTTCTTTTGAGTTAATCGAAATTGATAAAAAATGGGTAGAAATTGTTAACAAACTAGCAGGAGATGAACTGAAAATCGATTTTTTTGAAGGGGGATCTTTAGTTCCTTCAGGAGAGGTTTTTAGTGCGGTAGAGTCTGGCACAATTAATGCGGGTGGTGACTGGCCAGGTTATTGGGCAGGACGTAACCCAGCATTTTCATCACTAGGCACCCATGTCAGCTTATTTAATGCTATAGATTACGCCAACTGGATTCAGCAGTGGGGTGGAGCAGATATCTATAATCAGGTCTACGGACAGTTTGGCATGGTTTATATTCCGTATGGCATTACGAATAGTGAAGCCGGTTTCCACACCACAACCCCAATTAAAAGTCTTGAAGACTTTAAAGGTAAACGACTACGCGTGTCTGGCCTAGAGCAAGGTCGAGTCCTAGAAAGCATCGGTGGCACTCAAGTCTCAATGGCTGCCCAAGAACTCTACCAGTCACTAGAGCGAAAAGTAATTGATGGCGCCGAATTTTCCACACCAAACGTTGACGTATCCGCCGGTTTGCATCAAGTCACTAATCACTGGACAACTCCTGGCTGGCACCAGTCATCCTCCGTGTTTGGTGTCATGATTAACAAAAAAGACTGGGATAAGCTCAGCGATGCCACCAAAGAGAAATTAAAAATCGCCGCCGATGCCACCATGCTTTGGTCTATTTCCTACACCGAAAAGCGCGCGGCCGACGGTTTACGTACTTTTCAGAAAGCTGGCGTTGAAATCCATCGCCTAGACGAGGAAGCCTTAGAAACTATTCAAAACAATGCTCATGCCGCTATGATCGACGTCGCATGTAGCAACCCTACAGCAGCTCAGGTTTATCTGAGCCAAGTTGAATATCTCCACGATTACAAAGACTGGCGCACCGCCTCGGCCCCTTATAATTTAGGACGAGTTATTACTGGTCCCGATATAGATAAACTTAAAGCTTGCGCTAAATAA
- a CDS encoding TRAP transporter large permease: MTPEIIALSMGGLLLLGLFMGHPLAFVLGGTAVAGALLAGKPMVLGIVVNRIFGDVLDNYTLIAIPLFVLMARFLSDSEVTDKMFEALRLLMSNVRGGLALAVVFISILLAATTGIIGASITVTSMMALRPMLRYGYCPKLTTGVIASAGCLGILIPPSIMLILMSSYSPLSIGELFAGALVPGVLLGLLYAAWVMFVAWRQPERAPSVQSDERISRSALLKMLLVEALPPLALIFGILGSMLAGIATATEASAIGVLLSLVIVIARGKFQLKTFLSALYETGRTSAMILFIVVGATAFTGVFNITGGLSVAQDLIRGLDLEPWLLILVMLLVIFILGCFLDWTGIVLLSFPVFLPVVQEMGISVLWFVVLVAVVLQTSFLTPPFGYALFYLRAITPSSIKTMEIITGVLPFIALILVMCVLVAVFPSLVTWLPHTLYGTP, encoded by the coding sequence ATGACACCTGAGATTATCGCTTTATCTATGGGCGGCTTACTGCTGCTCGGTCTGTTTATGGGCCATCCTTTAGCCTTTGTGCTCGGCGGTACAGCAGTTGCTGGAGCCCTACTAGCAGGCAAACCTATGGTGTTAGGTATTGTTGTTAACCGTATTTTTGGTGACGTACTTGATAATTACACCCTGATTGCTATTCCTTTATTTGTATTAATGGCGCGCTTTTTATCTGACTCAGAGGTCACAGATAAAATGTTTGAGGCTCTGCGTTTACTGATGTCGAATGTGCGCGGTGGTTTAGCCCTAGCTGTGGTTTTTATTTCTATTTTATTAGCAGCCACAACCGGAATTATTGGAGCCTCTATTACGGTAACCAGCATGATGGCGTTACGCCCCATGCTGCGCTACGGCTACTGCCCTAAACTCACCACAGGGGTTATTGCCTCGGCTGGCTGTCTGGGCATCCTAATCCCCCCTTCAATTATGCTGATCTTAATGTCCAGCTATTCGCCACTCTCTATTGGCGAACTATTTGCAGGGGCATTAGTACCTGGTGTATTGCTAGGATTACTCTATGCTGCTTGGGTTATGTTTGTAGCTTGGCGACAACCGGAGCGTGCTCCCTCCGTTCAATCTGATGAAAGAATCAGCCGCTCCGCTTTATTAAAAATGCTGCTCGTCGAGGCTTTGCCACCACTTGCTCTTATTTTCGGTATTTTAGGCTCTATGTTGGCAGGTATTGCCACAGCTACCGAAGCCTCAGCCATTGGTGTCTTACTGTCTTTAGTAATTGTTATTGCCCGCGGTAAATTTCAATTAAAAACCTTTCTGAGTGCCTTATATGAAACCGGTCGTACCTCGGCCATGATTTTATTCATTGTTGTAGGAGCTACTGCTTTCACAGGGGTTTTTAATATTACTGGAGGCTTAAGTGTTGCGCAGGATCTCATACGTGGCTTAGATCTAGAGCCTTGGTTACTGATTTTAGTCATGTTGCTCGTTATTTTTATCTTAGGGTGTTTCTTAGACTGGACAGGTATTGTCCTGCTGTCTTTCCCTGTCTTTTTACCAGTAGTGCAAGAAATGGGTATCAGCGTACTTTGGTTTGTAGTGCTAGTTGCGGTTGTCCTGCAAACGTCTTTCCTAACTCCCCCTTTCGGCTATGCCTTATTTTATCTCAGGGCAATCACGCCATCCAGCATTAAAACCATGGAGATCATCACTGGCGTCTTACCCTTTATTGCACTCATTCTGGTTATGTGTGTGCTGGTCGCTGTATTCCCTAGCTTAGTCACCTGGTTGCCGCATACCCTTTACGGCACCCCATAA
- a CDS encoding TRAP transporter small permease subunit, which translates to MVLRLIDSINEYVGKALSCLAVVFAAIIIYDVFMRYALNQPTRWAFDVSKQLYGFYFIMLGAYALKHKSHVRVDLLINKFNPGVRKIVEATGYLIFFFPFTWIFLSRSYDFALRSWIQGETTYGAVQLPVYPLKMAMVAAAALLLLQGIVEFIRILTHTGTQHDT; encoded by the coding sequence ATGGTTTTACGTCTGATCGATTCAATTAATGAATACGTTGGAAAAGCCCTATCCTGTTTAGCCGTTGTTTTTGCCGCTATTATTATTTACGACGTATTTATGCGTTATGCGCTGAACCAGCCAACGCGCTGGGCTTTTGACGTCAGCAAACAGCTCTATGGTTTTTACTTCATTATGTTAGGAGCCTATGCTCTAAAGCATAAGTCCCATGTGCGCGTTGACCTGCTAATCAACAAATTCAACCCAGGCGTCAGGAAAATAGTAGAAGCCACCGGTTACCTCATTTTCTTTTTTCCCTTTACATGGATTTTTCTAAGCCGAAGCTATGATTTTGCTTTGCGCTCTTGGATTCAAGGGGAAACAACCTACGGTGCAGTTCAACTTCCTGTTTATCCCTTAAAAATGGCCATGGTTGCCGCAGCTGCTCTATTGCTACTACAGGGAATAGTCGAATTTATTCGTATATTGACTCACACAGGGACCCAACATGACACCTGA
- a CDS encoding AMP-binding protein codes for MIEIEQYQTINAALIAAAEKYAEQPLFAIPENEKRDYDPLGLTLSFTQVAQKVEALAELYKSQGYGFPHHVALFLENRPAHLLHKLALNQVAACCVPVNPSYRTQELVYLFEHAKPELVVVLEKNLAAVQVAIEQSIHKPNLVTLERFDNELPAVKNKALHHQPGSDTPASILYTSGTTGRPKGCVLSHRYELASGDWFARKGGLVQINEGKDRLYNPLPLFHINSSVLSFFAMLLTGNCQIQSDRFQPSRWWQEVHDSQASIVHYLGVIIPLLLKQPELPIERMHQVRFGHGAGVEPQLHRLFEERFGFPLVELWGMTEIVRVFNVSEAPRKVGSRAFGRPVPGLEARVVDANDQEVPRGQPGEMVVRHSAATPRKDFFSGYLDDPVATEKAWKNGWFHTGDIVYQAEDDMLHFVDRDKNIIRRSGENIAAAEVEAMILTHTAVRQVAVLAVIDPIREAEVLACVELRPEYMAEIELGGRLKAQEIAESIFNHCHQQLAYYKSPGWLWFTEEIPTTGTQKIQKHKIFAPDVDPTTLADIIDLRHLKRR; via the coding sequence ATGATCGAAATAGAGCAGTATCAGACGATTAATGCCGCCTTAATAGCAGCAGCAGAAAAATACGCAGAACAGCCTTTATTTGCTATACCTGAGAATGAGAAACGTGACTATGACCCATTGGGTTTAACGCTTAGTTTTACTCAGGTGGCGCAAAAAGTAGAGGCGCTAGCTGAGCTGTACAAGTCTCAGGGCTATGGTTTTCCGCATCATGTGGCTTTATTTTTAGAAAATAGACCTGCACACCTTTTGCATAAATTAGCGCTGAATCAGGTGGCTGCGTGCTGTGTGCCGGTTAACCCAAGCTACAGAACTCAAGAGTTAGTCTATTTGTTTGAGCACGCAAAACCAGAGTTAGTCGTGGTCTTAGAAAAAAATCTAGCTGCTGTGCAGGTGGCTATAGAGCAGTCGATTCATAAGCCAAATCTTGTGACCTTAGAGCGCTTTGATAACGAGTTACCTGCTGTAAAAAATAAGGCCCTGCATCATCAACCGGGGTCAGACACACCGGCGAGTATTCTTTACACTTCGGGGACTACAGGTCGACCTAAAGGCTGCGTGCTTTCCCATCGATATGAGCTGGCTAGTGGTGACTGGTTTGCTAGAAAAGGTGGTTTAGTACAAATCAACGAAGGCAAGGATCGCCTCTATAACCCACTGCCTCTATTTCATATCAATTCTTCGGTGTTGTCGTTTTTTGCTATGTTGTTAACAGGGAACTGTCAAATTCAAAGCGATCGCTTTCAGCCTTCTAGGTGGTGGCAAGAAGTGCATGACAGTCAAGCTAGTATCGTGCATTACTTGGGGGTCATCATTCCGCTATTACTAAAACAGCCAGAACTGCCTATTGAGCGAATGCATCAAGTACGGTTTGGTCATGGTGCTGGCGTTGAGCCTCAATTGCATAGATTATTTGAGGAACGCTTTGGCTTTCCTTTGGTAGAGCTTTGGGGTATGACGGAGATAGTTCGTGTGTTTAATGTAAGCGAAGCGCCTCGTAAAGTAGGCTCTCGTGCCTTTGGCCGGCCTGTTCCGGGTTTAGAAGCGAGGGTTGTGGATGCGAATGACCAAGAGGTTCCAAGGGGGCAGCCAGGAGAAATGGTAGTTAGGCATTCAGCAGCAACACCGCGAAAAGATTTCTTTAGTGGTTATCTAGATGATCCGGTTGCCACTGAAAAAGCATGGAAAAATGGATGGTTTCATACTGGGGACATTGTTTACCAGGCTGAAGATGATATGTTGCACTTTGTTGATAGAGACAAAAATATTATTCGTCGTTCGGGGGAAAACATTGCAGCGGCAGAAGTTGAGGCGATGATTTTGACTCATACAGCAGTGCGTCAAGTCGCGGTGTTAGCCGTTATAGATCCAATCCGTGAGGCAGAGGTCCTAGCTTGCGTTGAGTTACGACCTGAGTATATGGCTGAAATTGAACTAGGTGGGAGGCTAAAAGCCCAAGAAATAGCCGAGTCTATTTTTAACCATTGCCATCAGCAGTTGGCGTATTACAAATCACCTGGATGGTTGTGGTTTACCGAAGAAATTCCCACTACAGGTACGCAAAAAATTCAAAAACATAAAATTTTTGCCCCTGATGTAGATCCAACGACTTTGGCAGATATTATCGACTTGAGGCATTTAAAGCGTCGTTAG
- the rplC gene encoding 50S ribosomal protein L3, with amino-acid sequence MSNSTPVPAAWRLGLVGRKVGMTRVFTEEGESIPVTVLDVSNNRVTQVKTPEVDGYAAVQLAYGSRRASRVNKPAVGHYAKAGVEAGSILKEFRLDPAKIAELNAGDVIAIESVFEAGQKVDVTGTTVGKGFAGTIKRHHFSGQRNSHGNSISHRAPGSIGMAQDPGRVFPGKKMAGHLGDVTRTVQNLDVVRVDAERGLLLVRGAVPGHKNGNVVVRPAIKGA; translated from the coding sequence ATGTCGAACTCGACACCTGTGCCTGCCGCATGGCGGTTAGGCCTTGTTGGGCGCAAAGTCGGCATGACCCGTGTATTTACAGAGGAAGGCGAGTCCATCCCTGTAACTGTACTGGACGTGTCCAACAACCGCGTAACCCAAGTTAAGACGCCCGAAGTCGATGGCTATGCTGCTGTACAGCTAGCTTATGGCTCTCGTCGCGCCTCCCGCGTTAATAAACCTGCCGTTGGCCATTACGCCAAAGCAGGAGTAGAAGCCGGTAGTATCCTCAAAGAATTCCGTCTAGATCCCGCTAAAATCGCAGAGCTAAATGCTGGTGATGTGATTGCTATTGAAAGCGTGTTTGAAGCCGGCCAAAAAGTAGACGTTACAGGTACAACTGTTGGTAAAGGCTTTGCCGGTACCATCAAACGTCACCACTTCTCTGGTCAGCGTAACTCCCACGGTAACTCGATCTCCCACCGTGCTCCCGGTTCTATCGGTATGGCACAGGATCCAGGTCGTGTATTCCCTGGTAAAAAAATGGCCGGTCACTTGGGTGATGTTACCCGTACCGTTCAAAATCTAGATGTTGTGCGTGTTGATGCAGAACGTGGCCTATTATTGGTTCGTGGCGCTGTCCCCGGCCATAAAAACGGCAACGTTGTAGTGCGTCCCGCCATTAAAGGAGCCTAA
- the rplD gene encoding 50S ribosomal protein L4 — MELKLLNDQGQSSTIAASDVVFGREFNEALVHQIVVAYQANARSANSKQKTRAEVSFSTRKPWRQKGTGRARAGMASSPLWRGGGRTFPNSPDQNYSHKVNKKMYRVGLQSIFSQLAREGRISVVEAFELDAPKTKLAATKLKDLGLESVLIITDNIDENLYLATRNLPHVAVVEPRDADPLSLIHYKNVLITKAAVAQIEEMLG; from the coding sequence ATGGAACTCAAGCTCCTGAATGATCAGGGTCAGTCTTCTACTATTGCGGCTTCCGACGTAGTTTTCGGTCGCGAATTTAACGAAGCACTCGTACACCAGATTGTTGTTGCCTACCAAGCTAACGCTCGTAGCGCTAACAGCAAACAAAAAACGCGCGCTGAGGTCAGCTTCAGTACACGTAAACCTTGGCGTCAGAAAGGCACTGGTCGCGCCCGTGCTGGTATGGCTTCCTCGCCTTTATGGCGTGGGGGTGGTCGTACGTTCCCGAACTCGCCAGATCAGAATTACAGCCACAAAGTTAACAAAAAAATGTACCGTGTTGGTTTGCAGTCCATTTTTTCTCAGTTAGCTCGCGAAGGTCGTATCTCTGTAGTAGAGGCTTTTGAATTAGATGCTCCTAAAACAAAATTAGCGGCAACTAAATTAAAAGATTTAGGCTTAGAGTCCGTGTTGATCATTACAGACAACATCGATGAAAACCTCTATCTCGCTACTCGTAACCTACCTCACGTAGCTGTGGTCGAACCGCGTGATGCCGATCCTTTATCTTTGATCCACTACAAAAATGTGTTGATCACTAAAGCGGCTGTCGCTCAAATCGAGGAGATGTTGGGATGA
- the rplW gene encoding 50S ribosomal protein L23: MNVERLYQVILAPIVTEKATMVAENNQQIAFRVAPDATKAEIKAAVKMLFNVEVDSVQVLNQNGKAKRFGRFEGRRRNERKAYVRIKDGQELDFTEMN, encoded by the coding sequence ATGAACGTCGAACGCTTATACCAAGTCATCCTAGCTCCAATCGTGACCGAAAAAGCCACGATGGTAGCTGAAAATAATCAGCAAATCGCTTTCCGCGTAGCTCCTGATGCAACCAAGGCCGAAATTAAAGCAGCAGTTAAAATGCTATTTAATGTCGAAGTTGACTCTGTACAGGTTCTAAACCAAAACGGTAAAGCCAAGCGATTTGGTCGTTTCGAAGGTCGCCGCCGTAACGAACGTAAAGCCTATGTTCGTATTAAAGACGGTCAGGAACTCGACTTTACGGAGATGAACTAA
- the rplB gene encoding 50S ribosomal protein L2, whose product MALVKVKPTSAGRRGMIKVVHSELHKGAPYAPLLEKKKRSSGRNNNGHITVRHRGGGHKQHYRIVDFRRNKDGIPAKVERLEYDPNRTAHLALLCYADGERRYIIAPRGLEVGATLLSGQDAPIRAGNTLPIRNIPIGATIHCIEMMPGKGAQLARSAGTSAVLLARDGSYAQVRLRSGEVRRVHIDCRATIGSVSNEDHSLRQIGKAGAMRWRGVRPTVRGVAMNPIDHPHGGGEGRTGEGREPVSPWGTPAKGYRTRRNKRTDNMIVSRRKRK is encoded by the coding sequence ATGGCACTCGTAAAAGTTAAGCCCACGTCTGCAGGTCGTCGCGGCATGATTAAAGTAGTGCATTCTGAGCTCCATAAAGGTGCTCCTTATGCTCCACTACTAGAAAAGAAAAAGCGTAGCTCTGGCCGTAATAATAACGGTCATATTACCGTACGTCATCGTGGCGGCGGTCACAAACAGCACTATCGTATCGTTGATTTCCGTCGTAACAAAGATGGTATCCCTGCGAAAGTCGAGCGTTTAGAATACGATCCAAACCGTACAGCACACTTAGCTTTATTGTGTTATGCAGACGGTGAGCGTCGTTACATTATTGCTCCTCGTGGTCTAGAAGTCGGTGCTACGCTCTTGTCCGGTCAGGATGCTCCTATCCGCGCTGGTAACACCCTACCTATCCGTAACATTCCAATCGGTGCAACTATTCACTGTATTGAAATGATGCCAGGTAAAGGTGCTCAACTAGCTCGTTCAGCAGGTACTTCTGCCGTATTGCTAGCACGCGATGGCTCCTACGCTCAGGTACGTTTACGTTCCGGCGAAGTCCGTCGTGTCCACATTGACTGTCGTGCCACTATCGGCTCTGTCAGCAACGAAGATCACAGCTTGCGTCAAATTGGTAAGGCCGGTGCAATGCGCTGGCGCGGCGTACGTCCTACCGTTCGCGGTGTAGCCATGAACCCGATTGATCACCCACATGGTGGTGGTGAGGGTCGTACTGGTGAAGGTCGTGAACCCGTAAGTCCATGGGGTACACCTGCTAAAGGTTACCGCACACGTCGTAACAAACGCACAGACAATATGATTGTCTCGCGTCGCAAGCGCAAGTAA
- the rpsS gene encoding 30S ribosomal protein S19 has product MSRSIKKGPFVDEHLINKIDAAVEGKDKRPIKTWSRRSTILPEFIGLTIAVHNGRQHVPVYINENMVGHKLGEFALTRTFKGHIADKKSRR; this is encoded by the coding sequence ATGTCACGTTCGATTAAAAAAGGCCCATTCGTAGACGAGCATCTAATCAATAAGATTGATGCTGCTGTCGAGGGCAAAGATAAACGTCCGATCAAAACTTGGTCGCGTCGTTCTACCATCCTGCCCGAATTCATCGGGCTGACGATTGCCGTGCATAATGGTCGTCAACACGTTCCCGTTTACATCAACGAGAACATGGTTGGCCACAAGCTCGGTGAATTCGCATTGACTCGTACGTTTAAGGGTCATATTGCGGACAAGAAGTCACGGAGATAA
- the rplV gene encoding 50S ribosomal protein L22: METTATIRGVRISAQKARLVADMIRGQSVEQALNTLTFTPKKAAGIIKKALESAIANAEHNDGADIDELRVTTIFVDKAQSLKRFSARAKGRGNRIEKQTCHIVVKVGA, from the coding sequence ATGGAAACCACAGCAACTATTCGTGGAGTACGTATCTCTGCTCAAAAAGCACGCTTGGTCGCCGATATGATTCGCGGTCAATCTGTAGAGCAGGCTTTAAATACGTTAACTTTCACTCCCAAGAAAGCCGCTGGCATTATCAAAAAAGCGCTTGAGTCCGCTATTGCTAATGCTGAACATAACGATGGTGCCGACATCGATGAATTGCGTGTAACTACAATTTTCGTAGACAAAGCGCAATCTTTGAAACGTTTCTCCGCACGAGCCAAAGGCCGCGGTAACCGCATCGAAAAGCAAACCTGCCACATTGTGGTCAAGGTCGGCGCTTAA
- the rpsC gene encoding 30S ribosomal protein S3: MGQKVHPIGFRLAVNRNWNSRWYADHNDFSGMLADDIRVREYLKKKLKNASVGRVVIERPSKNARITIFSARPGVVIGKRGEDIESLKVDLQRLMGVPVHVNIEEIRKPETDAQLIADSIAQQLEKRIMFRRAMKRAMQNAMRLGAQGIKIASAGRLNGIEIARTEWYREGRVPLHTLRAHIDYATAEAHTTYGIIGIKVWVYKGDMLPNGELPQETAAPEERRQRRPRGERPEGRRPGRGRGPRRDAAPAPEGE, translated from the coding sequence ATGGGACAAAAAGTACACCCAATTGGGTTCCGCCTCGCGGTTAACCGTAACTGGAATTCTCGCTGGTACGCTGATCACAACGATTTCAGCGGCATGCTAGCTGATGATATCCGCGTGCGCGAATACCTCAAAAAGAAGCTGAAAAATGCTTCTGTAGGTCGCGTTGTCATTGAGCGTCCATCCAAAAACGCCCGTATTACTATTTTCTCCGCCCGTCCAGGCGTAGTTATTGGTAAACGTGGTGAAGACATCGAAAGCTTGAAAGTCGATCTTCAGCGTTTGATGGGCGTGCCTGTACACGTTAATATCGAAGAAATTCGTAAGCCTGAAACTGATGCGCAACTAATTGCTGACTCTATTGCTCAGCAACTAGAAAAACGTATTATGTTCCGCCGCGCCATGAAACGCGCTATGCAGAACGCAATGCGTCTAGGTGCTCAAGGTATCAAGATCGCTAGTGCTGGTCGTTTGAACGGTATTGAAATCGCTCGTACAGAGTGGTATCGCGAAGGTCGTGTACCTCTACACACTTTGCGTGCTCATATCGATTACGCAACAGCTGAAGCTCATACAACTTACGGTATCATCGGTATCAAAGTCTGGGTCTACAAAGGCGATATGCTGCCAAACGGCGAATTGCCTCAAGAGACAGCCGCCCCTGAAGAGCGTCGTCAACGTCGCCCTCGTGGTGAGCGCCCCGAAGGTCGTCGTCCCGGTCGTGGACGCGGTCCTCGTCGTGACGCAGCACCGGCGCCAGAAGGAGAATAA
- the rplP gene encoding 50S ribosomal protein L16, which yields MLQPSRRKYRKEHKGRNTGLATRGTLVSFGEFGLKATGRGRLTARQIEAARRAINRHIKRGGRIWIRVFPDKPISQKPAEVRMGSGKGNPEYWVAEIQPGKMLYEMEGVSEELAREAFRLAAAKLPFSTTFVVRNIGA from the coding sequence ATGTTACAACCTTCTCGTAGAAAATATCGCAAAGAGCACAAAGGCCGTAATACCGGTTTAGCCACACGTGGCACATTGGTATCCTTTGGTGAGTTCGGTCTAAAAGCCACTGGTCGTGGCCGTCTGACTGCTCGTCAAATCGAGGCTGCTCGTCGTGCGATTAACCGTCACATTAAACGTGGTGGCCGCATCTGGATTCGTGTTTTCCCTGACAAACCAATCTCACAGAAACCTGCTGAGGTTCGTATGGGTAGCGGTAAAGGTAATCCAGAGTACTGGGTCGCTGAAATTCAACCCGGCAAAATGCTGTACGAAATGGAAGGCGTAAGCGAAGAACTCGCACGCGAAGCATTCCGTCTAGCTGCTGCCAAGCTTCCATTTTCTACCACATTCGTGGTACGAAACATTGGTGCTTAA